In Entelurus aequoreus isolate RoL-2023_Sb linkage group LG13, RoL_Eaeq_v1.1, whole genome shotgun sequence, a genomic segment contains:
- the ndufv3 gene encoding nucleolar and coiled-body phosphoprotein 1, with amino-acid sequence MATSLLLCRRLRTLKLENWGILKSCTGAFCTTQTGEPIKTAKKTPLGPDERGTLLAYKTEVAFPVRVSNHAVVPTQPLDSVPSLGATVVTVPPLVDKTIIAAATPDHAATTKTPPSEAGDQPNAKDPSSLSSEDSDSDSDSDSDSDSDSDSDSDSDSDYDSENIQTGTSVKAVPEFLGNKQAKSQQATSEVKQGANEAKKVVLPKTSKVPLPGDAAHVEAPRSTTQALHVSPVVEPKHSVPHDQDLSEDVSEINDIQLQNAGACSPLEQTEDVASISVPVDAQETEINAVTEVVSKEQEPTDAFAEPTEPVCVEASANTVVPLVENEVVLKGTAEAPSRTAPSSVNLESGAATDVAAKVSSPMQSTSEPLDPVREELQTDTPVDLPEEAAPVPPAEPEEAFDNSTYKNNQHHNYNPFTFADLDVEMAKFRLPQPSSGRKSPQH; translated from the exons ATGGCGACCTCCTTGCTCCTCTGTCGAAGGCTACGGACACTTAAG TTGGAAAACTGGGGCATCTTAAAGAGCTGCACTGGTGCTTTTTGCACCACTCAGACCGGAGAGCCCATAAAGACTGCAAAAAAGA CACCACTTGGTCCAGATGAGAGAGGAACCCTACTAGCATACAAGACAGAAGTTGCCTTCCCAGTTAGGGTTTCAAACCACGCAGTTGTTCCAACACAGCCTCTAG ATTCTGTTCCTTCCTTGGGTGCAACAGTGGTTACAGTTCCACCATTGGTGGATAAAACAATCATTGCAGCTGCAACCCCAGATCACGCAGCGACAACTAAGACACCCCCCTCTGAAGCTGGTGACCAACCAAATGCTAAAGATCCATCTTCATTGTCCAGCGAAGATTCTGACTCTGACTCTGACTCTGACTCTGACTCTGACTCTGACTCTGACTCTGACTCTGACTCTGACTCAGATTATGACTCTGAGAACATTCAAACTGGGACCTCTGTGAAAGCGGTGCCAGAATTCCTCGGAAATAAACAAGCAAAATCCCAACAAGCCACATCAGAAGTGAAGCAAGGGGCTAATGAAGCTAAGAAGGTGGTTTTGCCAAAGACCAGCAAAGTGCCATTGCCGGGAGATGCTGCTCATGTAGAAGCACCTAGAAGTACCACACAGGCACTCCATGTTAGTCCTGTGGTAGAGCCAAAGCACTCTGTCCCACATGATCAAGACTTGTCTGAAGATGTATCAGAGATTAATGATATCCAATTACAAAACGCTGGTGCATGTTCTCCTTTAGAACAAACTGAGGATGTAGCATCTATAAGTGTCCCTGTTGATGCACAAGAGACTGAAATCAACGCAGTCACTGAGGTTGTATCTAAAGAACAGGAACCAACTGATGCCTTTGCAGAACCCACAGAGCCTGTTTGTGTTGAAGCTTCTGCAAATACTGTAGTCCCGCTTGTAGAAAATGAAGTTGTCCTTAAGGGAACTGCTGAAGCCCCCAGCAGAACTGCTCCTTCATCAGTGAATCTTGAGTCCGGAGCAGCCACTGATGTTGCAGCCAAAGTCTCCTCTCCAATGCAGAGTACCAGTGAGCCTTTGGATCCTGTGAGAGAAGAGCTACAGACAGACACCCCAGTTGATCTACCTGAGG AAGCTGCACCTGTGCCACCTGCTGAGCCCGAAGAGGCTTTTGACAACAGCACTTACAAGAATAACCAACACCACAACTACAATCCCTTCACCTTTGCAGACTTGGATGTGGAGATGGCCAAGTTTCGTCTCCCTCAACCGTCTTCTGGTAGAAAGTCACCCCAACACTAG